A genomic stretch from Limnobacter thiooxidans includes:
- a CDS encoding bifunctional serine/threonine-protein kinase/universal stress protein — protein sequence MTRLTVGQTLDGFVIRDCVHSGGMATIYRVEYDRDKGHASLDPGFPMIMKVPKMREGDGGENIIGFEIERQILPAVSGRHIPRFVASGDLDNLPYLVMEYIPGHTLEQVLDTAENAAGGTSPATIARIGAALGKAVHSLHKQNACHLDLKPANVLFREKSDGSIDLDQVVLLDFGLSFHAHFPDLMAEELRKAVGSPTWIAPEQVVGVRGDPRSDVFAIGVMLYELATGRLPFGSPSTTGGLRQRLWMDPVPPRLRNEQVPEWLQEVILRCLEPEAVRRYPSAAHLAFDLQDPAQIRITRRGKQMVRTSFWVHFKRWIRAAGMHYQASPLPERQIASIPIVMVAIPHKGVTDATLFSLRESVQRSMGIRPGARLAVVTVLKNSLLSSDASGSESELQRSYLNMLKQWAVPLSLDSHHVSFHVLESSDVAEAILAYAEGNNVSLIIMGAATHGVQLQRLMRTVPIKVAMYAPCSVMLVKAAVPFELLEEVEFNAEEGLDVFKTW from the coding sequence ATGACCAGGCTGACTGTCGGGCAGACGCTCGACGGATTTGTTATCCGCGATTGTGTTCACAGCGGGGGAATGGCCACCATTTACCGCGTGGAGTACGACCGGGACAAAGGCCATGCAAGCCTAGATCCAGGTTTTCCGATGATCATGAAAGTGCCCAAGATGCGCGAAGGCGACGGGGGTGAAAACATCATCGGTTTCGAAATTGAACGGCAGATTTTACCCGCTGTTTCCGGACGTCACATTCCCCGTTTTGTTGCCTCTGGCGACCTGGATAATCTTCCCTACCTGGTGATGGAATACATTCCGGGCCACACCCTGGAGCAGGTTCTCGACACTGCGGAGAACGCAGCAGGAGGTACAAGCCCAGCCACCATCGCCAGAATTGGGGCCGCTTTGGGCAAAGCAGTTCACAGCTTACACAAGCAGAATGCCTGCCATCTGGACCTGAAGCCTGCCAACGTGCTCTTCCGGGAAAAATCCGATGGCTCGATAGATTTGGACCAAGTGGTCCTGCTGGATTTTGGCTTGAGTTTCCACGCCCATTTTCCAGACCTGATGGCAGAAGAATTGCGCAAGGCGGTCGGCTCTCCCACCTGGATTGCACCGGAGCAGGTTGTAGGTGTTCGGGGAGACCCCCGCAGCGATGTTTTTGCGATCGGTGTCATGCTGTATGAGCTGGCCACAGGCCGCCTACCATTTGGCTCACCCAGCACTACCGGTGGGCTGCGCCAGCGTTTGTGGATGGACCCCGTTCCGCCTCGTCTACGTAATGAACAGGTTCCCGAATGGCTCCAGGAAGTGATTCTGCGCTGTCTTGAACCTGAAGCCGTACGGCGTTACCCTTCCGCCGCACACCTGGCCTTTGATCTGCAAGACCCCGCGCAAATTCGAATCACACGCCGCGGCAAGCAAATGGTGCGCACCTCGTTCTGGGTGCACTTCAAACGCTGGATTCGTGCGGCAGGCATGCATTACCAAGCCAGCCCTTTGCCAGAGCGGCAAATCGCCTCCATACCGATTGTCATGGTCGCGATTCCCCACAAAGGCGTCACCGATGCAACCCTGTTCAGCCTGCGTGAATCAGTGCAACGCAGCATGGGAATTCGCCCAGGCGCCAGGCTTGCCGTGGTCACTGTTCTGAAAAACAGCCTGCTGAGTAGCGACGCTTCCGGCAGTGAAAGCGAGTTGCAACGAAGCTACCTGAACATGCTGAAACAATGGGCTGTGCCTTTGTCACTGGACTCACACCATGTTTCTTTCCATGTGCTTGAAAGCAGCGATGTGGCTGAGGCCATTCTGGCTTATGCCGAAGGCAACAATGTGTCATTGATCATCATGGGGGCTGCGACGCACGGTGTGCAATTGCAAAGGCTGATGCGAACCGTACCCATCAAGGTGGCCATGTATGCGCCTTGCTCCGTCATGCTCGTAAAGGCAGCTGTACCCTTCGAACTGCTTGAAGAAGTTGAATTCAATGCGGAAGAAGGGCTGGATGTGTTCAAAACCTGGTGA
- a CDS encoding metallophosphoesterase family protein: MKIALLSDVHSNLQALKACTEHARKAGAQQFVILGDLVGYGGDPAGVVDEVMALWEQGAWVVKGNHDDMAVNPPPALNDMGSSSAAWTHARLSLEQREFLATRPMTKLHGKALFVHASANQPAKWEYVDSEHKAKLCMDAACRDHSASHVFLGHVHHQVLYYPGASRNMMRFDPVAGVAIPTPLRRQMVVTVGSVGQPRDGDVRSMYAMYDDVLQTLSFYRVAYDAQSAAQAIRKAGLPEQMATRLELGR; encoded by the coding sequence ATGAAAATAGCGTTGTTGTCCGACGTCCACAGCAATTTGCAGGCGCTTAAGGCCTGCACTGAGCACGCCCGCAAAGCAGGAGCCCAGCAGTTCGTCATTTTGGGTGACCTAGTGGGTTACGGTGGAGATCCAGCCGGCGTTGTGGACGAAGTCATGGCCTTGTGGGAACAAGGCGCTTGGGTAGTCAAAGGCAACCACGATGACATGGCAGTGAACCCGCCACCCGCATTGAACGACATGGGATCCAGCAGCGCGGCCTGGACACACGCCCGGCTTTCCCTGGAACAACGTGAATTTCTTGCCACCCGCCCGATGACCAAGCTGCATGGCAAAGCCCTGTTTGTGCATGCCAGCGCCAATCAACCCGCCAAATGGGAATACGTGGACAGCGAACACAAAGCCAAGCTGTGTATGGATGCCGCGTGCCGTGACCACAGCGCCAGCCATGTGTTCTTGGGGCATGTGCACCATCAGGTGTTGTATTACCCAGGTGCCAGCCGAAACATGATGCGGTTCGATCCGGTCGCAGGCGTGGCCATACCCACGCCCCTTCGCCGACAAATGGTTGTCACCGTGGGATCTGTGGGACAACCCCGTGACGGGGATGTTCGCTCCATGTATGCCATGTACGACGATGTACTTCAAACACTGAGTTTTTATCGCGTGGCCTACGACGCCCAGTCTGCCGCGCAAGCCATTCGCAAGGCAGGGCTGCCTGAACAAATGGCGACCCGCCTGGAACTTGGCAGATGA